A genomic window from Silene latifolia isolate original U9 population chromosome 11, ASM4854445v1, whole genome shotgun sequence includes:
- the LOC141611365 gene encoding nicotinamidase 1-like: MVSSPMIDLIHNQLPLEQECLELTEDGHNGLVLVDIINGFCTVGAGPLAPAEENSQISGMIVEAERVARMFCEKSWPVMAFIDSHHPDVPEHPYPPHCLTGSDESNLVPALRWLEQEPNVTIRRKDCYDGFIGSIQDDGSNVFVNWIKTNKIKSLLVVGVCTDICVLDFVCSTLSAKTRGFLSPLDDVAVYSNGCATFDFPLEVAQTHKHGLAHPQELMHHMGLYMAKQRGAKIVNRVSVAEA, translated from the exons ATGGTATCATCTCCAATGATTGATCTCATCCATAACCAACTTCCTCTTGAACAAGAATGTTTAGAGCTTACTGAAGACGGTCACAACGGTCTCGTTCTTGTTGATATCATCAATGGTTTCTGCACTGTTGGTGCTGGACCTTTG GCTCCTGCAGAAGAAAACAGTCAAATATCAGGGATGATAGTTGAAGCAGAGAGGGTAGCTAGAATGTTTTGTGAGAAAAGTTGGCCAGTTATGGCCTTTATTGATTCTCATCATCCTGATGTACCTGAACACCCTTATCCTCCTCACTGCTTGACTGGCTCAGACGAGTCGAATCTTGTTCCTG CTCTGAGATGGTTGGAGCAAGAACCTAATGTGACAATTAGGCGTAAAGATTGTTATGACGGATTCATAGGATCCATTCAGGATGACGGCTCTAATGTGTTTGTCAACTGGATCAAAACCAACAAGATCAAATCT CTACTGGTAGTTGGAGTTTGCACAGATATTTGCGTCCTGGATTTTGTCTGCTCAACATTATCAGCTAAAACTCGCGGTTTTCTATCACCTTTAGACGATGTAGCTGTTTACTCGAATGGGTGTGCCACCTTCGACTTCCCTCTTGAAGTCGCTCAAACCCATAAACATGGTTTAGCGCATCCACAG GAGTTGATGCACCATATGGGGCTTTACATGGCTAAACAAAGAGGAGCAAAGATAGTGAACCGCGTATCAGTTGCAGAAGCATAA